A single genomic interval of Lathyrus oleraceus cultivar Zhongwan6 chromosome 7, CAAS_Psat_ZW6_1.0, whole genome shotgun sequence harbors:
- the LOC127104391 gene encoding uncharacterized protein LOC127104391: protein MDIGRRNTRKYSFRCPDLKELRKLASFVDDPMDFRLYDSDYRCFTFPDYHLFPTMEEYAYLLGIPVSDSVPFCGLEGIMESQVISGVIHLKKFDVDVNLTVKGGMKGLTSNFLIERASSFANVGSMVDFETILSLLIYGLVLFPNIDSFFDVNAIRIFLVGNLLPQSPIFKKNKGCLWWSQILVSLTNDDITWYSYVYDDVEIIDSCGELSNVRLLGTQGGINHNPALARHQLGFAMKDKPKNTLLEGLFFQEGENTQGLKARMVHAWHNIHRKGKVSLNLRIV, encoded by the exons ATGGATATTGGAAGAAGGAATACTCGtaaatacagtttcagatgtcctgatcTTAAGGAATTAAgaaagctagcatcttttgtggATGATCCTATGGATTTCCGA TTATATGATTCCGactaccggtgcttcactttccctgattatcatTTGTTTcctaccatggaggagtatgcttatcttttgggTATACCAGTTTCTGATAGCGTTCCTTTTTGTGGTTTGGAAGGAATTATGGAGTCTCAAGTTATTTCTGGAGTTATTCATCTAAAGAAATTTGACGTAGATGTCAATCTCACTGTCAAAGGAGGTATGAAAGGGTTGACTTCAAATTTTCTAATTGAGAGAGCTTCTTCTTTTGCTAATGTTGGTAGCATGGTGGACTTTGAAACTATTCTTTCCTTACTCATAtatggtttggtcttgtttcccAACATTGACAGCTTTTTTGATGTTAATGCTATTAGAATCTTTTTGGTTGGGAATCTT TTGCCACAATCTCCTATCTTTAAAAAAAACAAGGGTTGTTTATGGTGGTCTCAAATACTGGTatctctcaccaatgatgacatcACTTGGTATTCTTATGTTTACGATGATGtcgagattattgatagttgtggggaGTTATCTAATGTGCgtcttcttggtacacaaggaggaataaACCACAATCCGGCTTTGGCAAGACATCAACTTGGGTTCGCTATGAAGGATAAACCTAAaaacactttgttagaaggtttatttttccaagaagggGAAAACACTCAAGGATTGAAGGCtaggatggtgcatgcttggcacaatattcataggaaaggaaaagTGAGCTTGAATTTAAGAATTGTGTAA